A single region of the Bacteroidota bacterium genome encodes:
- a CDS encoding sulfatase-like hydrolase/transferase — MIKSNYTYHFIILLLSLAVGHKITFCQTEKPHIFLLYIDDMNDYSMEMNGHPQTITPGISTIAALGTTFNNAHASSPKCAPSRTSMITGKDVFYTNVFNNPACKQLTDYFTPALNNETFYTLPGYFKDNGYFTYGLNKIYHCFDVYPDFDSLTEDPCFKSMSWSKYSYFTGGDDSVIISYGNVHNPGLDFMQNSLLPDSMEKYMYDYRVVDSVINFIREVQDGSYNTCGNPIFVSIGFRKPHPPWYIPEKYYAADYIENFYADPFDIPYNEPENTFPYNGVVLPPQPDTIYNDYYHLGPLAQSIADYDSMFNVIEDEVADFDPKPEFGGGYSDEQVNTILDKSIRSNNVLSYLAATHFLDAQINRFLDSLSNYPEIYNNSILIFVSDNGYSLGEKRHWQKGALWDDDLRVPFIIADLRNPESQYVNSAVSLLDLFPTLCEMVDIPEPLFDSGERYLDGKSLMPYLNNPEITIEKPSLGTYKVQGGHQCSCNPQYSVRSDDFHYIYYTSNNADTIIECNYDSVYHEAELYEVGNQFKTDPNEWNNLINNPDYLPVVNYLQQWLPDSVLYLHSTYKIVISNPTTECFYDFDATAELNLTVYDTTGAPIAAPDNYVYRWTNNLSDDTLVGNTISFPINLIGPDNFASHTNILFFVEMVDTANQLISGLDHTQLQLSSSVEPEINFNLTTIAPNTITVTDFSITGNYSEYYWNFGYGDMFYNMVPGPITFDIPGPYTFICKANYGNGASCEKSFEQTVLATDTTPYDNNTLQLFPNPGNGVLQIRFNEPVNNANIFVYNTNGQLIEKIPILYNTSTATLNTAHYASGCYIIVVQSDKIHLKNIYVKTTP; from the coding sequence ATGATAAAAAGTAATTACACATATCATTTTATAATATTGCTGCTTAGTTTAGCTGTTGGGCATAAAATAACATTTTGCCAAACAGAGAAACCCCATATATTTTTATTGTATATTGATGATATGAATGATTATTCAATGGAAATGAATGGTCATCCGCAAACAATTACCCCGGGTATTTCAACTATTGCTGCATTAGGTACAACATTTAACAATGCACACGCCTCTTCACCAAAATGTGCACCTTCCCGTACCAGTATGATAACAGGTAAAGATGTTTTTTATACCAATGTATTTAACAACCCTGCCTGTAAACAACTTACCGATTATTTTACTCCGGCATTAAACAATGAAACATTTTATACATTGCCCGGTTATTTTAAAGATAATGGATATTTCACTTATGGCCTAAACAAAATATATCATTGTTTTGATGTTTATCCTGATTTTGATTCACTTACTGAAGACCCATGTTTTAAATCCATGTCATGGAGTAAATATAGTTATTTCACAGGTGGTGATGATTCGGTTATTATAAGTTATGGCAATGTCCACAATCCGGGTTTAGATTTTATGCAAAATTCGCTGCTGCCCGATTCTATGGAAAAATATATGTACGACTATCGTGTTGTGGATTCGGTAATTAATTTTATTCGCGAAGTGCAGGATGGCAGCTATAATACTTGTGGCAATCCTATTTTTGTGAGTATCGGTTTCAGAAAACCTCACCCGCCATGGTATATTCCTGAAAAATATTATGCTGCTGATTATATCGAAAATTTTTATGCAGACCCTTTTGATATCCCGTATAACGAACCCGAAAACACCTTTCCTTATAATGGTGTAGTATTACCACCACAGCCGGATACGATATATAATGATTATTACCACTTAGGACCTTTAGCACAATCTATAGCCGATTACGACAGCATGTTCAATGTTATTGAGGATGAAGTTGCTGATTTTGATCCTAAGCCGGAATTTGGCGGTGGTTATTCAGATGAACAAGTAAATACAATTTTAGATAAATCGATTCGCTCCAATAATGTATTATCATACCTAGCGGCAACACATTTTTTAGATGCCCAGATAAATCGTTTTTTGGATTCACTATCAAATTATCCTGAAATTTATAATAACAGCATTCTGATTTTTGTGAGTGATAACGGATATAGTTTAGGTGAAAAACGACATTGGCAAAAAGGTGCACTTTGGGATGATGATTTACGTGTTCCATTTATTATCGCCGACTTACGAAATCCGGAATCACAATATGTAAACAGTGCAGTGAGTTTATTGGATTTATTTCCAACCTTATGCGAAATGGTGGATATTCCCGAACCGTTGTTTGATTCCGGTGAACGTTATCTCGATGGTAAAAGTTTAATGCCCTATTTAAATAATCCGGAAATTACTATCGAAAAACCATCGTTGGGCACTTATAAAGTACAAGGCGGACATCAGTGCAGTTGTAATCCGCAATACAGTGTGCGCTCCGATGATTTTCATTACATCTATTACACTTCTAACAATGCGGATACGATTATTGAGTGTAATTATGATTCCGTTTATCATGAAGCAGAACTATATGAAGTTGGCAATCAATTTAAAACCGACCCAAATGAATGGAATAATCTGATTAATAATCCGGATTATTTACCTGTTGTAAATTATTTACAACAATGGCTGCCCGATAGTGTTTTGTATTTGCATTCCACTTATAAAATTGTAATCAGTAACCCTACAACCGAATGTTTTTATGATTTTGATGCGACTGCCGAACTAAACTTAACTGTTTATGATACAACAGGCGCGCCAATCGCAGCACCTGATAATTATGTTTATCGCTGGACAAATAATTTAAGCGATGATACATTGGTTGGCAATACAATCAGTTTCCCAATAAATTTAATTGGGCCGGATAATTTTGCGAGCCATACCAATATTTTGTTTTTTGTTGAGATGGTGGATACTGCAAACCAACTAATAAGTGGTTTAGATCATACCCAACTGCAATTAAGTTCATCGGTGGAACCCGAAATTAATTTCAACTTAACAACCATAGCTCCAAATACCATTACGGTAACCGATTTTAGCATAACAGGTAATTACAGTGAATACTATTGGAATTTCGGTTATGGTGATATGTTTTATAATATGGTGCCCGGACCCATAACCTTCGATATTCCGGGACCTTACACATTTATTTGTAAAGCAAATTATGGAAACGGAGCAAGTTGTGAAAAGTCGTTTGAACAAACTGTGCTAGCAACCGATACCACTCCATATGATAATAATACATTACAATTATTTCCAAATCCGGGAAATGGTGTTTTACAAATACGTTTTAATGAGCCTGTAAATAATGCGAATATTTTTGTTTACAACACAAACGGTCAATTGATTGAAAAAATACCTATCCTGTATAATACCAGCACTGCAACTTTAAATACCGCACATTATGCTTCAGGCTGTTACATCATTGTGGTGCAATCAGATAAAATTCATTTAAAAAATATTTATGTAAAAACAACCCCATAA
- a CDS encoding sulfatase-like hydrolase/transferase, which yields MKTIKYIILIWACSLAIPIFAQAGVQPNIIFIVIDDLNDYTDDLGELPIVSTPNIDRISANGTVFMNAVCPAPLCCPSRTSFLTGKDPGYTKIYSADNYHCTTFSDNFSIADNNAEYYTLPGYLKDSAGYFTYGLNKIFHCYEEQQEYDSITVDPCAKNLSWNKLLLYVDTSILSPFTCVTEEGTKNNEWSKINDTLEPYMMDVVAIDSSIRFIKDFSEGDGTCGKPFFMALGIKKPHKPLYIPAKYFVDEYVEDFSVEPFDIPYNFPANSYPPNGIIMPPQPEIPNLDFYSLPTDGLAQSMIKGADISFYNWADNYSDKPEINPEYNDSVTTDILAWSKRANFVMAYVAGIKYLDTQIGRLLDSLEAYPDVYNNTIIILAGDNGYSLGEKTHWGKRAMWETDVRVPLIIADLRNPSQNTSNTMVNLLDIFPTICDMAEIPYPTFLNGDQYLDGKSIMPLLQSPELMIERPQISSVRKEINSEGYCFPQYSVRNDRFHYIKYTSNGGGPTVCDSANISKEEELYEIGTLRTTDPNEWNNLINNSAYQPVINYLAQWLPEGKMYLEQTYKAYINNNNTDCYVQPDAILNLNAGIFDTSGISVEDIPDMKFIWTINITDDTLTGLAVDFNLNTLPDNAFDSNNDLFIYFSILNPFNNSVIGFDLKKFDVGDGTIPDIDFDLVKTSYTQVVVNNFTKSTDIRNWWWEINGDSVDYSAVPGLISFGNNDTLVVTCYGLYGNNDCITTLTKTVVASEVITPDINLQCIPNPADNEALLVLNNSILNGTITIYTVSGIIADKINLNDNYKSTFSISTTNLPQGMYLVAFKGKEELLVTKLMVMH from the coding sequence TTGAAAACCATTAAATATATTATACTTATCTGGGCATGCAGTTTGGCAATACCAATTTTTGCGCAAGCCGGTGTTCAGCCGAATATAATTTTTATTGTGATTGATGATTTAAACGATTACACTGATGATTTAGGGGAGTTACCGATTGTAAGTACGCCTAATATTGACAGAATTAGCGCTAATGGAACTGTTTTTATGAATGCAGTTTGTCCGGCTCCATTATGTTGCCCTTCACGCACCAGTTTTTTAACAGGAAAAGATCCCGGTTATACAAAAATTTACAGTGCCGATAATTATCACTGCACCACATTTAGTGATAATTTTTCCATTGCGGATAATAATGCAGAATATTATACACTGCCCGGATATCTGAAAGACAGTGCGGGATATTTTACTTATGGTTTAAATAAAATATTTCATTGTTATGAAGAACAACAGGAATACGATAGTATAACTGTAGACCCTTGTGCAAAAAATTTGTCGTGGAACAAATTATTATTATACGTTGACACCTCAATATTATCGCCATTTACCTGTGTAACGGAAGAAGGAACAAAAAACAATGAGTGGTCGAAAATAAATGATACTTTAGAACCATACATGATGGATGTAGTTGCGATAGACTCATCTATTCGATTCATTAAAGATTTTTCTGAAGGAGACGGCACCTGTGGTAAACCGTTTTTTATGGCCTTAGGTATTAAAAAACCACATAAGCCTTTATACATTCCGGCAAAATATTTTGTTGATGAATATGTAGAAGATTTTTCTGTAGAACCTTTTGACATTCCTTATAATTTCCCGGCAAACAGTTATCCGCCTAATGGCATAATTATGCCGCCACAACCGGAAATACCCAACTTAGATTTTTATAGCTTACCAACTGACGGATTAGCGCAAAGTATGATAAAAGGTGCCGATATCAGTTTTTATAACTGGGCTGATAACTATTCAGATAAACCTGAAATAAATCCGGAGTATAATGATTCTGTTACAACCGATATTTTAGCCTGGTCGAAACGGGCAAATTTTGTTATGGCATATGTTGCAGGAATAAAATATCTGGACACACAAATTGGTCGTTTATTGGATAGCCTTGAGGCATATCCCGATGTTTATAATAATACGATAATTATTTTAGCAGGTGACAATGGTTATAGTTTAGGGGAAAAAACACATTGGGGAAAACGGGCGATGTGGGAAACTGATGTTCGTGTGCCGTTAATAATTGCCGATTTACGGAATCCGTCACAAAACACCTCTAATACAATGGTAAATCTGTTGGATATTTTTCCCACCATTTGTGATATGGCAGAAATTCCCTATCCAACATTTTTAAATGGTGATCAATATTTGGATGGAAAATCAATTATGCCATTACTACAAAGTCCCGAATTAATGATTGAACGCCCGCAGATATCATCAGTGCGTAAAGAAATTAATTCAGAAGGATACTGTTTTCCGCAATACAGTGTGCGCAACGACAGGTTTCATTATATTAAGTACACCTCCAATGGCGGCGGACCAACTGTTTGTGATAGTGCGAATATCAGTAAAGAAGAAGAGTTATATGAAATCGGAACATTACGCACAACTGATCCTAATGAATGGAATAATTTAATAAATAATTCTGCCTATCAACCGGTTATAAATTATTTAGCACAATGGCTGCCGGAGGGTAAAATGTATCTCGAGCAAACATATAAAGCGTATATAAATAATAATAACACCGATTGTTATGTTCAACCTGACGCAATATTAAATTTAAATGCAGGCATTTTTGATACATCAGGAATTTCGGTGGAAGATATTCCGGATATGAAATTCATTTGGACAATCAATATTACCGATGATACCTTAACAGGGTTAGCGGTAGATTTTAATTTGAATACTTTGCCGGATAACGCTTTTGATAGTAACAACGATTTGTTTATTTATTTTTCTATCTTAAATCCCTTCAATAATTCCGTTATCGGTTTTGACCTGAAAAAATTTGACGTAGGTGATGGCACTATTCCTGATATTGATTTCGATTTAGTAAAAACATCCTATACTCAGGTTGTGGTTAATAATTTTACTAAAAGTACGGACATCAGAAACTGGTGGTGGGAAATTAATGGTGATAGTGTAGATTATAGTGCGGTACCCGGTTTAATTAGTTTTGGAAACAACGATACTTTAGTAGTAACCTGTTATGGATTATATGGTAATAATGATTGTATTACGACTTTAACCAAAACTGTTGTTGCCTCAGAAGTAATTACACCTGATATAAATTTACAATGTATTCCGAATCCTGCAGATAACGAAGCATTGTTGGTATTGAATAATTCCATTTTAAACGGAACAATAACGATTTATACTGTGAGTGGTATAATTGCTGATAAAATAAATTTAAACGATAATTATAAATCTACTTTTTCTATTTCAACCACTAATTTGCCTCAGGGCATGTATTTAGTTGCCTTTAAAGGAAAAGAAGAATTGTTGGTTACTAAACTTATGGTAATGCATTAA
- a CDS encoding sulfatase-like hydrolase/transferase — protein sequence MVNKLLFLGVLMFGQVALFSQTGDKPNVILIIYDDLNDWVNNFEGHPQTSTPNLDTIAALGTTFKNAFTSAPVCAPSRTSWLTGKNPSYTGVYNNEEYNEIDFRANFPADKLIFTLPQYLKDSAGYYTVGLNKIFHSEQHFPDYDTTTTDNCSRQLSWNEVVVTGNQGGLMGAGDDADQDIDLFEWAMVDDSFLVDMQDYTVVNEAATILNNYTTDPGAYCNKPLFMCVGFHKPHLQLYIPEQFFLPYYTTDYFETPYILPYNNPENQFPYNGVVMPPQPTEAYSDYDSLGFVGKKLAAPGIHSQFTDWGDSLAALININDTLSFNETSEILFKSKMANAVMAYLAAVKFGDAQLGRLWDTLNTHPDIINNSIIIITSDHGYSLDEKKHWKKNTLWETDIRIPFFVIDMRATETKTSYMPVSLLDIFPTVCDYIGVDVPKNEFGTDYTDGKSIKNIIEDTTLLFESPKLTTYKAEESKQAGCFEQYSVRNDRFHYLQYHSNNVDGVYDCDATASVLEEELYEIGKYRDVDPNEWNNLAKNNDYLPIKNYLSQWCNGNSMYKQITYKPVIKYIHSECPVSLGDSVEFYFDLYDTTGVLNSPPANYKYVWSNNYSDEVVEGYTYTGIFTNLDVLANLDKVMIYLTIADTVNNITRGLDVLYIHFDGSSVPDINFTATMETASNTVYISDILYPVDKDTVYWDFGDGSFYYGEIPPPHTYSGYGKFNISCNITYGGESTCVWREVHQVETIPFDNTISVLLFPNPAGSDLHFATSEIVTDGFIYITNALGQDVITYKIENNTALIQTIPIPGLSKGLYHFTLSTELFVHTSPFIKL from the coding sequence TTGGTAAATAAATTACTTTTTTTAGGTGTTTTGATGTTTGGGCAAGTGGCGCTGTTTTCGCAAACAGGCGACAAGCCGAATGTAATTCTGATTATCTATGATGATTTGAACGACTGGGTGAATAATTTTGAGGGCCATCCGCAAACATCAACTCCCAATTTAGATACCATTGCTGCTTTAGGCACTACGTTTAAAAATGCTTTTACGAGTGCACCTGTTTGTGCACCTTCGCGCACTAGTTGGCTTACAGGTAAAAATCCAAGTTATACCGGTGTTTATAATAATGAAGAATATAACGAAATAGATTTCAGGGCAAATTTTCCTGCTGATAAATTAATTTTCACACTGCCCCAGTATTTAAAAGACAGTGCCGGATATTATACTGTTGGTTTAAATAAAATTTTTCACAGTGAACAACATTTTCCGGATTATGATACGACCACAACAGATAATTGCAGCCGACAATTATCGTGGAATGAAGTTGTAGTTACCGGAAATCAAGGTGGATTAATGGGTGCCGGTGATGATGCCGATCAGGATATCGATTTATTTGAATGGGCAATGGTGGATGATTCTTTTTTGGTAGATATGCAGGATTATACCGTTGTAAATGAAGCAGCTACAATTTTAAATAATTACACAACTGATCCTGGAGCTTATTGCAATAAACCATTATTTATGTGTGTTGGTTTTCACAAACCACATTTACAATTATATATTCCCGAACAGTTTTTTTTGCCGTACTATACAACAGATTATTTTGAAACACCTTATATATTACCTTATAATAACCCGGAAAACCAATTTCCTTACAATGGAGTGGTAATGCCGCCTCAGCCGACAGAAGCCTATAGCGATTACGATAGTTTGGGGTTTGTAGGGAAAAAATTAGCTGCTCCGGGTATACATAGCCAATTTACTGATTGGGGTGATAGTTTAGCCGCATTAATTAATATTAATGATACATTAAGTTTTAACGAAACATCTGAAATATTATTTAAATCGAAAATGGCCAATGCTGTTATGGCATATCTTGCTGCAGTAAAATTTGGTGATGCACAATTAGGCCGACTGTGGGATACTTTAAATACACATCCTGATATAATAAATAATTCGATAATCATTATTACAAGTGATCATGGTTATTCGTTAGATGAAAAAAAACACTGGAAAAAAAATACCTTGTGGGAGACAGATATTCGTATACCGTTTTTTGTGATTGACATGCGGGCTACTGAAACCAAAACATCATATATGCCTGTTAGTTTACTTGATATTTTCCCGACAGTTTGTGATTATATTGGCGTTGATGTTCCGAAAAATGAATTTGGCACAGATTACACTGATGGAAAGAGTATAAAAAATATCATTGAAGATACCACACTGTTGTTTGAATCTCCTAAATTAACAACCTATAAAGCAGAGGAATCAAAACAAGCAGGTTGTTTCGAACAATATTCGGTGCGTAACGACCGCTTTCATTATTTGCAATATCATTCAAATAATGTGGATGGTGTTTATGATTGTGATGCCACAGCTTCTGTATTGGAAGAAGAACTTTACGAAATTGGCAAATACAGGGATGTGGATCCAAATGAATGGAATAACCTGGCAAAGAATAATGATTATCTGCCCATAAAAAATTACCTGAGCCAGTGGTGTAACGGAAACTCCATGTATAAACAGATAACCTACAAACCGGTAATAAAATATATTCATTCAGAATGTCCGGTAAGTTTAGGTGACAGTGTCGAATTTTATTTTGATCTATACGACACCACGGGTGTGCTCAATAGTCCGCCTGCCAATTATAAATATGTTTGGAGCAATAATTATTCTGATGAGGTTGTTGAGGGCTATACCTACACCGGTATTTTTACAAATTTAGATGTGTTGGCAAATTTGGATAAAGTGATGATATATCTGACTATAGCTGATACCGTGAATAATATAACTCGAGGTTTAGATGTTTTATATATTCATTTTGATGGTAGCAGTGTTCCGGATATAAATTTTACGGCAACGATGGAAACGGCTAGTAATACCGTTTATATTTCAGATATCTTGTATCCGGTTGATAAAGACACGGTATATTGGGATTTTGGAGATGGTAGTTTTTATTATGGAGAAATACCACCGCCACATACTTATTCGGGTTATGGAAAATTTAACATCAGTTGTAATATTACTTACGGTGGCGAATCAACATGTGTTTGGCGTGAAGTGCATCAGGTAGAAACAATTCCTTTTGACAATACTATTAGTGTATTATTATTCCCTAACCCTGCGGGTTCAGATTTACATTTTGCTACTTCTGAAATTGTTACAGATGGTTTTATTTATATAACCAATGCCCTGGGTCAGGATGTAATTACCTATAAAATTGAAAACAATACCGCATTAATTCAAACAATTCCAATCCCAGGATTGTCAAAAGGGCTCTATCATTTCACTTTATCTACTGAGTTATTTGTACACACATCACCATTTATAAAATTATAG
- the xth gene encoding exodeoxyribonuclease III, with protein sequence MKIITYNLNGIRSAMSKGWLDWITANGFDIICVQELKAEPGQLDTTLFDNMGYHHYWHPATKKGYSGVAIFSKIKPDNVVVGCGNPNFDAEGRVIRADFGDKSVFSIYFPSGTTGDIRQTVKYQFLDYIYTYLVDLQKQGRKLIVCGDYNICNKAIDIHDPKGNKDSSGFLPEERAWMDKLFESGFADSFRHFNQEPHQYTWWSFRANARNNNKGWRIDYIAVSEALKSNLTGAKIMPDAKHSDHCPQMLELNW encoded by the coding sequence ATGAAAATTATAACCTACAACCTAAACGGCATTCGTTCAGCAATGAGCAAAGGCTGGCTCGATTGGATTACTGCGAATGGTTTTGATATCATATGTGTGCAAGAGCTCAAAGCTGAGCCGGGACAGTTGGATACCACTCTTTTCGACAATATGGGCTACCACCATTATTGGCATCCGGCTACTAAAAAGGGGTATAGCGGCGTTGCCATTTTTTCGAAAATAAAGCCCGACAATGTCGTTGTTGGATGCGGTAACCCGAATTTTGATGCTGAGGGAAGGGTAATTCGTGCCGATTTTGGCGATAAATCGGTGTTTTCAATCTATTTTCCTTCCGGAACTACAGGTGATATCCGCCAAACAGTGAAATATCAGTTTTTAGATTATATCTATACCTACCTGGTTGACTTGCAAAAGCAGGGCAGAAAACTGATAGTTTGTGGCGATTATAATATTTGTAATAAAGCGATAGATATTCATGACCCCAAAGGCAATAAAGACTCGTCCGGATTTTTACCGGAAGAAAGGGCCTGGATGGATAAATTATTTGAATCGGGATTTGCAGATAGTTTCCGCCATTTTAATCAGGAGCCACATCAATATACCTGGTGGAGTTTCAGAGCCAATGCAAGAAATAATAACAAGGGCTGGCGTATCGATTATATCGCTGTAAGTGAGGCTTTAAAATCTAATCTCACCGGCGCTAAAATAATGCCCGATGCAAAACACAGCGACCACTGCCCGCAAATGCTGGAACTAAACTGGTAA
- a CDS encoding alpha/beta hydrolase, which yields MKIRLFILVFLGAVGITKAQQPFTIGETQTIYSKILGEERILNIYLPAYYSDTLTYPVIYLLDGSADEDFVHVSGVMQFMNMMQIIPDAIIVGIANVDRKRDFCFPTTIEQDKKDFPTTGGSEKFIQFVESELQPFIENNYPVNKNKTIIGQSLGGLVATEILFKKPALFNTYIIVSPSLWWDNESLLNIADSAMANLPAGDMQIYLAVGKEHPTMVKDAKKLHKILKNSGKKNLEIHFEQLKKEDHATILHNAVYHAFQLLFSSK from the coding sequence ATGAAAATTCGATTGTTTATTCTGGTTTTTTTAGGCGCTGTGGGTATTACAAAAGCGCAACAACCTTTTACAATTGGTGAAACCCAAACCATTTATTCTAAAATTTTAGGGGAAGAAAGAATTTTAAATATTTATTTACCTGCGTATTATTCTGACACATTAACCTATCCGGTAATTTATTTATTAGATGGTTCTGCAGATGAAGATTTTGTGCACGTTAGCGGCGTAATGCAGTTTATGAATATGATGCAGATTATTCCTGATGCAATTATTGTTGGCATTGCCAATGTTGACCGCAAGCGCGATTTTTGTTTTCCAACAACCATTGAACAGGATAAAAAAGATTTTCCGACAACGGGTGGTTCCGAAAAATTCATTCAATTTGTTGAAAGTGAATTACAACCTTTTATAGAAAATAATTATCCGGTAAATAAAAATAAAACCATCATCGGACAGTCGTTGGGTGGATTGGTAGCAACAGAAATTTTATTTAAAAAACCTGCGCTGTTCAATACCTATATTATTGTGAGCCCAAGTTTATGGTGGGATAATGAATCGTTGTTAAACATAGCAGATTCAGCCATGGCAAATTTACCTGCAGGCGATATGCAAATTTATCTTGCTGTAGGAAAAGAGCATCCAACGATGGTAAAGGATGCGAAAAAGCTGCATAAAATTTTGAAAAATTCCGGTAAAAAAAATCTGGAAATCCATTTTGAGCAACTCAAAAAAGAAGATCACGCCACTATTTTACACAATGCCGTGTATCATGCCTTTCAACTGTTATTCAGCAGTAAATAA
- a CDS encoding gliding motility lipoprotein GldH, with translation MHQFRFTYSVLITLLLAISFSSCEQTRVFDKNVSLDKKGWYYGEAKSFDVEILDTTMAYNLYINVRHTDEYPYNNLWLKLTTTMPDGSVQENKLNVQLSELTGEWTGNCIDGICYNSVLIQHNFALKQKGKYTFTLEQDMRLNPIPYLMDIGIKVEKFM, from the coding sequence TTGCATCAATTTCGTTTTACATACAGTGTGTTAATCACCTTACTACTGGCAATTAGTTTTAGCAGTTGCGAACAAACGCGTGTATTTGATAAAAATGTGTCGCTCGATAAAAAAGGCTGGTATTACGGTGAAGCAAAATCGTTTGATGTAGAAATTTTAGACACTACAATGGCTTACAATTTATACATTAATGTGCGCCATACCGATGAATACCCATACAATAACCTTTGGCTGAAACTCACTACCACCATGCCCGACGGCAGTGTGCAGGAAAATAAACTGAATGTACAATTGTCGGAATTAACCGGCGAATGGACAGGCAATTGTATTGATGGCATTTGTTATAATTCTGTTTTAATTCAGCACAATTTCGCTTTAAAACAAAAAGGTAAATATACATTTACACTTGAGCAGGACATGCGTTTAAATCCGATTCCCTATTTAATGGATATTGGTATTAAGGTGGAAAAATTTATGTAA
- a CDS encoding glutathione peroxidase gives MVAGDSIHDFNFPSIEGGVIDFSAFKGKKLLVVNTASDCMYTDQYKQLQELHELYGDKLAIVGFPSNDFGEQEPGTDREIKNFCSYKYGVTFPLASKSEVIGVNSNPIFKWLISRDLANNLNKSVVWNFQKFLLNETGQLIAVFPPATDPINDELLALLNLK, from the coding sequence ATGGTAGCAGGAGATTCAATTCATGATTTTAATTTCCCTTCAATAGAGGGCGGAGTTATTGACTTTTCAGCATTTAAAGGAAAAAAATTGCTCGTGGTAAACACTGCAAGCGATTGTATGTATACCGATCAATACAAACAATTGCAGGAATTACACGAATTGTATGGGGACAAACTGGCAATAGTGGGTTTTCCTTCAAACGATTTTGGCGAGCAGGAACCGGGCACCGACCGCGAGATTAAAAACTTTTGTTCATACAAATATGGGGTAACATTTCCGCTGGCCTCCAAGAGTGAGGTTATTGGCGTAAACAGCAACCCTATTTTCAAATGGCTTATCAGCAGAGATTTAGCAAATAATCTCAATAAGTCTGTTGTCTGGAACTTCCAGAAATTTTTACTGAACGAAACAGGTCAGCTTATCGCCGTTTTTCCTCCCGCCACCGATCCGATTAATGATGAATTGCTGGCATTGCTCAATTTAAAATGA
- a CDS encoding 6-carboxytetrahydropterin synthase: protein MRTTVCRRATFNAAHRLFNPDWDDATNDRVFGLCNNPNYHGHNYTLIVKITGDIQPDTGYVMDLKIVNELIKDLVIEPFDHNNLNLDVPEFKMLNPTAENIAKVIYDKFRAKLNSNLDVKIQLYETENNFVEYPG from the coding sequence ATGAGAACTACTGTTTGTCGCCGCGCAACGTTTAACGCTGCCCACCGTTTATTCAACCCCGATTGGGATGATGCTACCAATGACAGGGTTTTCGGACTGTGCAATAATCCGAATTACCATGGACATAATTATACGCTGATTGTAAAAATTACCGGCGATATTCAACCCGATACGGGTTATGTGATGGACCTCAAAATTGTAAATGAGTTAATAAAAGACCTCGTAATTGAACCTTTTGATCACAATAACCTCAATCTTGATGTGCCTGAGTTCAAAATGTTGAATCCAACTGCAGAAAATATTGCGAAGGTTATTTATGATAAGTTTAGGGCGAAATTGAACTCCAACCTCGATGTAAAAATCCAGTTGTACGAAACAGAAAATAATTTTGTGGAATATCCGGGCTGA